TCCGGAGGACGAGGACGAGGAAGCCATGCTGCCTGCACGCATGCCATGGATGCTGCTCCGGGCCATTGCCGTCATTGAGCTGTATATTCGCGAGAAGTGGGTCGAACCGCTGGCCCTGCGGAAGAAACCGGTGGGCGTGCTTTACCATCAGACGATGAGCACACTCAAGAGCATGGGCGAGGCTGAACCGCCGGATTTGGCGAGAGCGGTGTTGACGCTGCCGGCTTTCCGCGGCATTGAGCCGGAGGAATATAAGGAGTTCTTGCAGTATTTGCTCCAAACGGACCATATCCAGCGGACTGAAGAAGGCAGTCTGATCATCGGCCTTGGCGGGGAGAAGATCGTGAACAACTACCGCTTCTATGCGGTGTTTAAGGACGATGAGGAGCATGTCGTCTATAACGGGTCCGAAGAAATCGGATCGATTACGACCGTGCCGCCGCCGGGCTACTGCTTCTCGCTCGCGGGCAAGCTGTGGAAGGTGGAGGAAGTCGATACGAAGCATAAGGCCCTGTATGTGAAGTCGGCCAAAGGGAAGGTCGATACCTTGTGGCTTGGTGCAGGCGGCGATGTGCATACCCGCGTGGTGCAGAAGATGCGTGAGGTGCTGGCCGACAGCGCTATCTATCCGTATCTGGCGCCGGGCGCGGTGAATCGACTGGAACGGGCTCGTCGTCTCGCCCGGGAAAGCGGACTGCTGAAGCAGGTGGTCATACCGGCGGGCGGCGACTCCCTGTTCATCCTGCCTTGGGCGGGCAGCAAACAGTTCCGCACGCTGGAACGATTGCTGAAGCGTAATCTGTCCGAGCGGCTGGCGCTGCGCTCCATCGTGCCGATGGAGCCGTATTATATGGTTGTCGCGGGTAAGGTCGATAATAAGACGCTGATGGAGGAAATTAAGAAGGAACTGATGGATTGTGAGGACGCTGGCGCGCTCCTCGATCCGGATGAAGCGCCGTATCTCGGCAAATATGACGAGTTCGTTCCGCCGAAACTCGTTCGCACCGCTTTTGCCGCCGACGGATTGGATCTGGAAGGACTGGCTGAGGTGCTGGGAATGGCATATGGAGCAGCAGGAAGGGGAGCTATGGATGTGTGACAAGGAAGAAGTACTTCCTGGTGGCAATGTGAACGAAGTGGTACGTATCGGAAATAACGTTCACCGTACGACTAAATGGAGTTCCTCCGTGCATGACTTGCTCCGACACTTGGAGAAGCAGGGCTTTGAAGGCGCCCCCAAGTTCATAGGTATTGATCATAGCGGTCGCGAGATCTTGTCCTTCATTCCTGGAGAGGTGCCGGGAAACCAATATCCTGATTTTAAGCCCTATATATGGTCGGACCAGGCCCTTATCCAGAGTGCAGCGTTGTTACGGCGTTATCATGACGCCGTACAAGGCTTTGCAGCAACTTCAATCCAACCGGAGGCTGCGCATAACTCTCAGGCTTCGGAGGAATGGGACGATGAAGTGATCTGTCACAATGATGCGCTTTGTACAATATCGTGTTTAGAGACGAAGTACCGATTGCGCTGATCGATTTTGATTTGGCTGCGCCAGGTCCACGAATCTGGGACATGGTTTATATGCTGTACACCTCAGTCCCGCTAGCAAGCTTTGCAATAGATTCCACTACAGGGACATCGATACCTTATCGATCCGAATACCATGCAGCGGATCGCACTCACAGAATATCGCTGTTCTTTAAGTCTTATGGTGTAGCACCACCTCCCAACATGAAAGTTTGGACTATAAGACGCATCGAGGCATTATGCGATACACTTACAACCGGTGCGGCACAAGGCAACAAGGCATACCAGAGAATGATCGATGAGGGGCATGTGGCCCATTACGAAAAAGAGATTCAATTTCTGCAGGCACACTTTGAAGAGTGGTACCGATGAAGGGTACCGCTTTGAAGAGTGCCTGCTTTTTCAATATGTCTGACTACCGAGGGGTGGGACTAATCGAAAAAATATTTGAAACCCCTTCCAAAAAAGCATTGTGTTCACCTCACATGTATGGTAACTTATGTACATAAAAACGTTTTTATCGCAAAGGAAGAATGGAATGGTTATATGGGCAAAGTAACAATCAAGGATGTGGCAAGAGAAGCCGGAGTCTCCATTTCTACGGTTTCGAATGCATTAAATGATGTAGATGTATTAAACCCGGAGACCAAATCCCATGTGCTGAAGGTGGCGGAGCGACTCAATTATGTACCTAACCTGAACGGAAAGTTGTTGAAGTCGGGGAAGACCAAGATGCTGGGCTTCTTTACAACAAGCGTGTCAGGGCCTTACTTCTACACATTGGTGGAGTCGATGTCACGGGAATGTGACCGTCTGGGTTATGGATTGAACGTGTTTGTGACAAAGGATAAACAGGTGATTATGAGCAATATTATGGGCGGCCGGGTCGATGGCGTCATTATTTTCGAAGAGCTGAAGATCGACGATAGAGACATCGCCGCCATGGAGAAGGACAAGATAAAGGCCGTTTTCCTGGATCGCGAGGTTCAGAATGAGACGATGGGCAGCATCATATTCGACTCTTACGTAGCCGGTTATGAAGCAACCAAGTACCTGATCAGCCTGGGGCATAAGAAGATCGCCTACATTTCCGGCGTGGATACGATGTTTGACAGCGTGCAGCGGAAGGAAGGGTATCTGGCTGCGCTTAGGGAGTGCCAGTTCCCGATCGACGGAGACTACATACTGCAGGGCTATTTTGAGGAAGAAGGTTCCTATAACGCCGTCAAATCGTTTCTTCACTTACACCCCGGGAAAGTGCCGGATGCTTTTCTTGCCGGTAATGATGTGAGTGCCATCGGCTGCATTCGGGCTCTGAAGTCCCATGGATACGAGGTTCCGCAGGACATCAGTGTCGTGGGCTTCGACGATATCGATATCGCGCAGTATTTTACGCCGCCTTTATCGACCGTACGCAATCAGATTGCCAGACAGGGGATTCTGGTCGTGGATCATCTGGTGCGCATGATTCAGAAGAAAGAGAAGGGCAAGATTCAGAAGCTTCCAGGGGAGTTGGTCGTTCGCGGCTCCAGTCATGTGAAGATGAATCGGAATGAATCGGGTTAAGCGAAGAAAAGAAATCACACCAAGGCGGTTTTTTAAAATGATTTTAAAAAATCAGGGGTTTTTTTCGCCCAAAATAAAAACGTTTTTATGCGGGTTTTGATCAAAGGAGGCTAAGAGGTGAGCGAAACAGCTGCAGTTCAGTCAACCGGCACAAGCCCGGTTCAACCAAACGGGAAGAAGCCGTTGGGGCAGAGGATCAAGGAATTCTTCATCGATTA
Above is a window of Paenibacillus sp. FSL K6-1330 DNA encoding:
- a CDS encoding LacI family DNA-binding transcriptional regulator, translating into MGKVTIKDVAREAGVSISTVSNALNDVDVLNPETKSHVLKVAERLNYVPNLNGKLLKSGKTKMLGFFTTSVSGPYFYTLVESMSRECDRLGYGLNVFVTKDKQVIMSNIMGGRVDGVIIFEELKIDDRDIAAMEKDKIKAVFLDREVQNETMGSIIFDSYVAGYEATKYLISLGHKKIAYISGVDTMFDSVQRKEGYLAALRECQFPIDGDYILQGYFEEEGSYNAVKSFLHLHPGKVPDAFLAGNDVSAIGCIRALKSHGYEVPQDISVVGFDDIDIAQYFTPPLSTVRNQIARQGILVVDHLVRMIQKKEKGKIQKLPGELVVRGSSHVKMNRNESG